A genome region from Thiovulum sp. ES includes the following:
- a CDS encoding cytochrome c oxidase accessory protein FixG (PFAM: Ubp3 associated protein Bre5~TIGRFAM: cytochrome c oxidase accessory protein FixG), with translation MSYASKRYLFYIVITAISVSLPFITVDGNHFFLFNFDNKQLHLLFTKFDMQELYLMPFLLIMLFLGIFLMTVMGGRVFCGWACPQTIFRVVYRDLIETKILGIRKKISNKQKEPEGNAFKKFIAILLWSALAILAGADFLWYFVPPETFFQYIQNPLEHTTLMIFWASIALFLIYDVIWLKENFCAYICPYSRVQSVLYDDDTIMAIYDTSRGGDIYNDEKEKVIEKAKDLPEGSECTTCEKCVTVCPTHIDIRKGLQLECINCLECVDACTTVMGKLGKPTLVNWSSVREIDQKDGKTKYFRPKTIGYLVIIGIMLFALLKMGSEKEHMLLNINKETRLYSIKDAPDGGKRVTNGYVFLFQNTDSEDHKYYFTVDNPKIKIFRPKKDFKIRAGDKTKKVVVLYTDEVLAEDPRKDVTIHVKINAYALDKPEEIKVTREAIFVYPRKDLISQ, from the coding sequence ATGAGTTATGCCTCAAAACGGTATCTGTTTTATATCGTTATAACTGCAATTTCAGTAAGTCTGCCTTTTATTACAGTTGATGGAAACCACTTCTTTCTTTTCAATTTTGATAACAAGCAATTACATCTTCTTTTCACAAAGTTTGATATGCAAGAACTCTATCTTATGCCATTCCTACTTATTATGCTCTTCCTTGGAATTTTCTTGATGACAGTTATGGGTGGTCGAGTTTTTTGTGGTTGGGCTTGTCCGCAAACAATTTTCCGTGTTGTTTATCGAGACCTCATCGAAACAAAAATTTTAGGAATTCGCAAAAAGATTTCAAACAAGCAGAAAGAACCAGAAGGAAATGCCTTTAAGAAATTTATTGCAATTCTTCTTTGGTCGGCTCTCGCAATTCTTGCAGGTGCAGATTTCCTTTGGTATTTTGTTCCACCTGAAACTTTCTTCCAATATATTCAAAATCCTCTTGAACACACAACTTTAATGATTTTTTGGGCTTCAATTGCACTTTTCCTAATTTATGATGTGATTTGGTTAAAAGAGAATTTTTGTGCATATATCTGCCCTTACAGCCGAGTTCAATCTGTTCTTTATGATGACGACACAATTATGGCTATTTATGATACAAGCCGAGGTGGAGATATTTATAACGATGAGAAAGAAAAAGTCATTGAAAAAGCAAAAGATTTACCAGAGGGTTCAGAATGTACAACTTGTGAAAAATGTGTAACAGTTTGTCCAACTCACATCGATATCCGAAAAGGTCTTCAACTTGAGTGTATTAACTGTCTTGAGTGTGTTGATGCTTGTACAACTGTTATGGGAAAACTTGGGAAACCTACTCTTGTAAATTGGTCAAGTGTTCGAGAAATTGATCAAAAAGATGGAAAAACAAAATATTTCAGACCAAAAACAATCGGATATTTAGTAATTATCGGAATTATGCTTTTTGCCCTCCTGAAAATGGGAAGTGAAAAAGAACACATGCTACTTAATATCAATAAAGAGACTCGGCTCTATTCGATTAAAGATGCTCCAGATGGTGGAAAAAGAGTTACAAACGGTTATGTTTTCCTATTCCAAAATACTGACAGTGAAGACCATAAATACTACTTTACAGTTGATAATCCGAAAATCAAGATTTTCCGACCAAAAAAAGATTTTAAAATCAGAGCTGGTGATAAAACTAAAAAAGTTGTTGTTCTTTATACCGATGAGGTTCTCGCTGAAGACCCACGAAAAGATGTAACAAT
- a CDS encoding phosphoribosylaminoimidazole-succinocarboxamide synthase (PFAM: SAICAR synthetase~TIGRFAM: phosphoribosylaminoimidazole-succinocarboxamide synthase): protein MNKGELIYEGKAKRIFSVENDSTHLVAEFKDDLTAFNAQKKSSEEGKGALNLKISTQLFNLLTEKGIKTHFVENISDRDMLVKKVDIILIEVVVRNIATGSLTRRLGIEDGKKLPFTLIEFYYKNDDMNDPIITDEHAIIMELAKSQEELAILKSEAKKVNDILIPFFAERNLNLVDFKLEFGRLPNGEIILADELSPDNCRFWDMETGEKLDKDRFREGIGGIKVAYEEVLKRIM, encoded by the coding sequence GTGAATAAAGGCGAATTAATTTACGAGGGAAAAGCAAAAAGAATTTTCTCTGTTGAAAACGATTCTACACATCTTGTTGCTGAATTTAAAGATGATTTGACTGCATTTAATGCACAAAAAAAATCTTCAGAAGAGGGAAAGGGTGCTTTAAATCTCAAAATTTCTACTCAACTTTTTAATCTTTTAACAGAAAAAGGGATTAAAACTCACTTTGTAGAAAATATTTCTGACCGAGATATGCTTGTTAAAAAAGTGGATATTATCCTTATCGAAGTTGTTGTCCGAAATATTGCGACTGGTTCGCTAACTCGACGACTTGGAATTGAAGATGGAAAAAAACTCCCTTTTACACTTATTGAGTTTTACTACAAAAATGATGACATGAACGACCCAATTATTACGGATGAACATGCGATTATTATGGAACTTGCAAAGAGTCAAGAAGAGTTAGCGATTTTAAAAAGTGAAGCTAAAAAAGTGAATGACATTCTTATTCCATTTTTTGCAGAGCGAAACTTAAATCTTGTTGATTTTAAACTTGAGTTTGGGCGACTACCAAATGGTGAAATTATTCTTGCCGATGAACTTTCTCCTGATAATTGTCGTTTCTGGGATATGGAAACTGGTGAGAAACTTGATAAAGATCGTTTCCGAGAGGGAATTGGCGGAATTAAGGTTGCTTACGAAGAAGTTCTTAAAAGAATTATGTAG